The DNA region CAACATAGAATATTGAACATAAACAATGCTACATCTGAAGAGTTATATGTTggtatatttttaaagaatttagtaAGCGCAATGAATAAGTTTAAACAGTATCCAGACCAAATGGACAGCCAGCTGAGTTCTACTAGCCATCTCCACCCCACTGCTAGTACCTGCAAACACCTACAACGCGATAAAACATACATCTGAAAGTGTCAATTTCAACAAGGGGACAAGGAGAGGTTAAAGGTAGGGGCAAAAAAGCAGGCTTCAAAGCCCCAGACagttatgtatttaaaaatatctgcaatGATACGATTATCTCGTTATTTCAAAAGATTTCCTGAACATTACTTTAGTACAGtacgcatttgttttgtgcatatattcattcatttcacattactttagtacagtacgcatttgttttgtgcatatatTCATTCCTTTCACATCCTGAAGAAATACAGAAATACTGATACAGTTGGTGTACCTTCTCTTACAAAACAAAATCATCTTGTAATTGCATAATAAGTGCTGTTTTGCAAACGTTTTCACTTAAAAAGTGCAACAAGCAACAACTACGGTACCTCGAaaagcatactgtacatatctgAACAATGATGAGGGAATATGTTGGACCATTTTTAACCATCTGTCCTTTTGTATTCCAAAAGCTACCACTATGTACATACACTTATCTCATACCTGAGTCAATCCAAGTGAACCAAATAAATATTCAAAACAGTATATGTAGCGTTACcaagtttgataaaaaaaacattcaaataagaGTTAGGTAGTTACATACCGGCGTTGTCAATGGCCATACGTGTACACAGTTTGAAGATGAGTCACCTTTCTCATTGGTACGATTTATTCAAAAATAATTCTAAAAACACTTTAgccataaaactattcatttaACTTTCTGCTCATAATACAATTCAATGTAATTGAGGTggcactgtcatgactgaatgtctGACTGTCATGCAACATTGTGTAAGGTTTGCTTGTTCCTCCTCCTTCCTGTGTGGGGTTTACGACGGGTACTcaagtttcctcccacattccaaaagcATGCATGTTAGGAGTACTTAACGCATCAAATTGGTCACATAATTTTTGGGGCTATCCGGAAATTAGTCTGGTAACCCTTCCATTTTGGAAGGATCTTTGTGTTTGAGGCATGCTCGTAAAGCCTCCTATTTTTACCCATTACATACTTTCCTGAAGACTTAAAcattggcattattttttttcttcctcaaaacccctgttttttttttttttaataagagcaactttatgtatcttttaataaattataataaaatgTATCCACACCATTTAGCAGTCTAAATTCGTCTTTTGAAAACCTCAGCTGTACACTCGCTGATGTCAGGCTTGTACAGAGTATTGTTTTCTTACACGCACAATTTATAAACctgaattacttttttgcatGACCACAATAAGTAGGTAAACTGTACAGTTAATTGAATGATacatactttaaaaatgacctGAAGAACCTTTATCAACATGGATTTTTCTTTAGAAACTCGGTAGCTAGGTTCCTGAAGGCATAAAAGATGTACTTTTCTCCAACaaaagcttttgtttttttagttcgagtaattacagatatttttaatatgtcataAAAACACGAAATACGACAATAAATACAACCAAGTCACTTTCGTGTTATGTAAGAATTTCAGTCCCAgtacttgtatttatttatttttttgtatggtgTACATTTAAAGAGAATCACCTGAAAATATGTCTATTATACGGTAGCAGCTTTCTGTGATAATGTCATACCTGAAGTCAAATTATAGCCCAAATATTTCACGCCTGATATATTacattgtttctttttttttttattttttttatttaattatttcaatgattaattatttttaattaggtggctgagtggttagcacgtctgcttcacagttctgagatcaagggtacaATCTCAGAGCTCCGGccatcctgtgtggagtttgcatgttagcCCCGTGCCTACGTGGGTTTTTCTCCGGGGACTCcgatttccccccacattccaaaaacacgcGTGGTAGGCTGatggaacactctaaattgtccataggtatgagtgtaTACGTGAATGGTTGTACGGGTCATTGtggcctgcgattggctggcaaccgattcaggctGTACGCCACCTACTGTCCGTAGTAAGccaggataggctccagcataaccgcgacccttgtgaggataagcagcatTGAAAAggaatgaatgtatttttaattattttcatgattaattattttatgaacttattttaaatcattaatttttatttaaaaaatgtttaatgactcattatattaatattttaaatgatcaattaatttgtatttctatttatttattctatgattatttcaattattttaatgatttgttttaattattttaaaaattatttctattaaattgtgatttaaaatttcattttcGGATTCCTTATTTCAGCAGGTGGAACGAGCTGTAAGGTCTGAGTTACGTCGACGTCTGTTTGCCAGAAGTGGGTagggtagccaaaaattttactcaagtaaaagtagcggtacttcaaaatattattactcaggtaaaagtagtcgtccaaaaaaataaataaataaaatatactcaagtacaagtaaaaaagaattttatttaccgggcaaatactgtaaataaattgGTCTTTCCAACCATCTCAGATTGTGTTATGCGCACCTATATCTTAATACATATTCTAAATGACCACAAATCTGCTGCATTATATACATGGGTTAAATATTAATATGTCATTGGTTCTCTATTGAGGTATCATCCAGGCATCCTCCACTTTATCAGCTGTGAGATTTTGGTGGCATGCCCTGAGAGCCCTAACTAAGTCTTTAACGCAGACTTCGGATCCACGATTCTTGCGCCATTCCTTCAGCAGCTCTCTGGCAGTCTCGTCCAAATCGTTCGGATGTCTCGTTGAGACGGAATCCAGTTTAGTTTCGGTCAGACCCAGCTGTCGTCCTAATCTACGCCAGTTACGACCCAAGTTTTCAGCAATCACATTTGCGGCAATGTCCAGCTTGG from Corythoichthys intestinalis isolate RoL2023-P3 chromosome 8, ASM3026506v1, whole genome shotgun sequence includes:
- the LOC130920666 gene encoding FAS-associated death domain protein-like, which produces MMAAKLDIAANVIAENLGRNWRRLGRQLGLTETKLDSVSTRHPNDLDETARELLKEWRKNRGSEVCVKDLVRALRACHQNLTADKVEDAWMIPQ